A single region of the Granulicella aggregans genome encodes:
- a CDS encoding ABC transporter ATP-binding protein, producing the protein MSTSTKLGGSGMPSGDKPLRGAGRATVAELSAKRPKPPLKKVMPEVWKLVKPRIWLIAGSFLLMLVNRLCSFVLPVSAKYLINNVMYGGQMGKLPLIIGCVAAATFLQGVSSYSLTQLLSTEGQRLISDLRKQVQQHIGRLPVAFYDENRTGTLVARIMTDVEGVRNLVGTGLLDFAGGILTAVIAFAILIKINPRMTLLTFVILLVFGLILQRAFKTIRPIFRERAKINAEVTGRLTESLGGVRVVKGYHAEESEANVFAKGVTRLLENVISSLTAQSLMTLSSTMVLGVVGGLIMYLGAHEHVAGRLSVGDYVEYTMLLAFMIAPIVQLVSIGTQLTEALAGLDRTTEIMNEMQEDSEPRRKVALPEIKGDVAFDNVFFEYEKDKPVLHGISFDSKPGTVTALVGSSGSGKSTIISLICGFHTATGGAILVDGVDLATIRLSSYREQLGVVLQETFLFDGTIRENVLFSRPSATHEQLMQACRIARVDEFAERFPEAYETIVGERGVKLSGGQRQRISIARAILADPRILILDEATSSLDSESEAMIQNGLNFLMQGRTTFVIAHRLSTIRKADQILVIEQGKILERGTHDELYKLGGRYYDLYTRQHGLEANLFLAPGEGDKVEAVTA; encoded by the coding sequence ATGTCTACGAGCACAAAACTTGGGGGCTCAGGGATGCCCAGCGGCGATAAACCTTTGCGTGGCGCGGGGCGGGCGACGGTTGCGGAGCTTTCGGCGAAGCGGCCCAAGCCGCCGTTGAAGAAAGTGATGCCCGAGGTCTGGAAGCTGGTGAAGCCAAGGATCTGGCTGATCGCAGGTAGCTTTCTGCTGATGCTGGTGAACCGGCTTTGCAGCTTTGTGCTCCCGGTATCGGCAAAGTACCTGATCAACAACGTGATGTACGGCGGCCAGATGGGGAAGCTGCCATTGATCATTGGCTGTGTTGCCGCGGCGACGTTCCTGCAGGGCGTGAGTTCGTATTCACTGACGCAGTTGCTCTCGACCGAAGGCCAGCGGCTGATCTCCGATCTACGCAAACAGGTTCAGCAGCACATCGGAAGGCTTCCGGTAGCGTTCTACGACGAGAACCGCACGGGAACGCTGGTTGCACGCATCATGACGGATGTTGAAGGCGTGCGAAACCTGGTGGGAACGGGGCTGCTCGACTTTGCGGGCGGCATTCTGACCGCAGTTATCGCGTTCGCCATTCTGATCAAGATCAATCCTCGGATGACGCTGCTGACGTTCGTCATCCTGCTGGTCTTCGGCCTGATCCTGCAGCGGGCGTTCAAGACGATTCGACCGATCTTCCGCGAGCGCGCGAAGATCAACGCTGAGGTGACGGGACGGCTTACCGAGTCGCTCGGCGGCGTGCGCGTGGTGAAGGGATATCATGCCGAAGAGAGCGAGGCGAACGTCTTCGCGAAGGGCGTGACGCGGCTTCTGGAGAACGTCATCAGCTCGCTGACGGCGCAGTCGTTAATGACACTGTCTTCGACGATGGTGCTGGGTGTGGTGGGCGGCCTGATTATGTATCTCGGCGCACACGAGCATGTCGCAGGACGGTTGAGTGTCGGCGATTACGTCGAGTACACGATGCTGCTGGCCTTTATGATTGCGCCGATTGTGCAGCTGGTCTCGATCGGCACGCAGTTGACCGAAGCGCTGGCTGGTCTCGATCGGACGACCGAGATCATGAACGAGATGCAGGAGGACAGCGAGCCTCGGCGCAAAGTTGCGTTGCCGGAGATCAAGGGCGATGTCGCGTTCGACAACGTCTTCTTCGAGTATGAGAAGGACAAGCCGGTACTGCATGGGATCAGCTTCGATTCGAAGCCTGGAACGGTGACCGCGCTGGTAGGTTCGTCTGGATCGGGCAAGTCGACGATCATCAGCCTGATCTGCGGGTTCCACACGGCGACCGGCGGGGCGATTCTTGTCGATGGAGTCGACCTGGCGACGATCCGGCTGAGCAGCTATCGCGAACAGCTTGGTGTGGTGCTGCAGGAGACGTTCTTGTTCGACGGGACGATCCGCGAAAACGTGCTCTTCAGCCGTCCGAGCGCGACCCATGAGCAATTAATGCAGGCTTGCCGGATCGCCCGCGTGGATGAGTTCGCGGAGCGGTTTCCGGAGGCTTACGAGACGATCGTTGGAGAGCGCGGCGTGAAGCTCTCTGGCGGACAGCGGCAGAGGATCTCGATTGCGCGTGCGATCCTCGCCGATCCGCGGATCTTGATTCTGGATGAGGCGACGAGTTCGCTGGACTCGGAGTCGGAGGCGATGATTCAAAATGGCCTGAACTTCCTGATGCAGGGAAGGACGACGTTCGTGATCGCCCACCGGCTATCGACGATTCGTAAGGCGGATCAGATTCTGGTGATTGAGCAGGGGAAGATTCTCGAGCGCGGAACGCACGATGAGTTGTACAAGCTCGGTGGCCGCTACTACGACCTTTACACGAGGCAGCATGGACTGGAGGCGAATCTGTTTCTTGCGCCGGGCGAGGGCGATAAGGTCGAAGCGGTCACGGCTTAG
- a CDS encoding SCO family protein: MSVLGFALLALAMTWVSGCKKDAPVAPASSGITKTFKIRGKVLATDVSAGKITLDHEAVPGFMDAMIMPYKLADPSIMSELHPGDKITADVLVDQIDADPAGGYKNARLTNIVVVAQSKPDYKPAIQFHVPAAGDQVPNFALLNQSGKTIYLDQFKGKVVLMTFIYTRCTLADFCPRMSRNFAEIDKALQGDAALYEKTHLLSVSFDPAYDTPAVLKSYGGAYTGNYTKEKFAHWDFAAPPVKELAEMTQFFDVGVTPDGKALTHSLSTVLIGKDGKVIAWYPTNDWVTGEMIAAVKSAAA, translated from the coding sequence ATGAGTGTTCTGGGGTTTGCGCTGCTGGCTCTGGCGATGACGTGGGTCTCTGGTTGCAAGAAGGATGCGCCGGTCGCGCCTGCGTCTTCCGGGATAACGAAGACCTTCAAGATTCGGGGCAAGGTGCTCGCAACGGATGTCTCGGCTGGGAAGATCACGTTGGATCACGAAGCTGTTCCCGGATTCATGGACGCGATGATCATGCCCTACAAGCTGGCTGATCCGAGCATCATGAGCGAGCTGCATCCGGGCGACAAGATCACGGCGGACGTGCTGGTCGATCAGATCGATGCCGACCCGGCGGGCGGCTACAAGAATGCGCGGCTGACGAACATCGTTGTGGTCGCGCAGTCGAAGCCGGACTATAAGCCGGCGATTCAGTTTCATGTTCCAGCGGCGGGCGACCAGGTGCCGAACTTTGCGTTGCTGAACCAGAGCGGAAAGACGATCTATCTCGACCAGTTCAAGGGCAAGGTTGTGCTGATGACGTTTATCTACACACGCTGCACGCTGGCGGATTTCTGCCCGAGGATGAGCCGGAACTTCGCGGAGATCGACAAGGCGCTGCAGGGTGATGCCGCGCTGTATGAGAAGACGCATCTGCTGAGCGTGAGCTTTGATCCTGCGTATGACACGCCTGCTGTGTTGAAGAGTTATGGTGGAGCGTACACGGGGAATTATACGAAGGAGAAGTTTGCGCACTGGGACTTCGCCGCGCCTCCGGTGAAGGAGTTGGCGGAGATGACGCAGTTCTTCGATGTGGGCGTGACGCCGGATGGGAAGGCGCTGACGCACTCGCTATCGACGGTGCTGATTGGGAAGGACGGCAAGGTGATCGCGTGGTATCCGACGAATGACTGGGTGACTGGCGAGATGATTGCGGCTGTGAAGAGCGCGGCTGCTTGA
- a CDS encoding PD-(D/E)XK nuclease family protein produces MEPRSSLPPKILEILERGGTLLTGNQRAARTLQQAFDRDCRDRGLPHWQPPAIFAWETWTTNLWHQRLISGTASRILLNTSQEFHIWRSIVASDPRHTSLQKIDSLAEMAAQAWKLLCAYRGQSRLGQLGVSQDTRTFQRWTQAFIHRCESDLYLSPSELDAALASSRRHLPADDLLLIGFDRFTPSQAALIAALREAGSTIAELQAAPPAEQRLLAGSETVDAELLDVATRIRQSLEAKPNDRVAVIHPDIASARGEIDRIFRHVLAPELESITNLAAGPYEFSLGQPLAQAPMVASALSILRLATRPLSVSDLSRLLLSPWFTPASELHLRAEFDAQVIRSSTLLHPQLSLSDLLRASGHRHYKERLSNLLRQLHSLQRAAERLVPESAVQKPFADWADGIREILRDAGWSTFIRETSTEFQTRRKWESALDEFATLDFEGTRPNFAEALGHLESILDRTLFAPESRDAPIQIMSPQEAAGSHFDAIFFLGCSDLSWPPSTGTNPLLGWRLQRDLGMPGSDPALDRAHASAITQRLIASASTITFSYARQTEDSHQWPSPLLAGLNLQPAEPLPSESPAAQMILEEITDSASIPITHPKVRGGSSVLKNQAACAFRAFAEGRLASTPLKSQTAGLDAGERGSLVHATMAKLWGDLGSQAALRALTLDERRALLDSAITHALHRVSESHGSAAPAWDSAYLAIQRTRIHRLVGSWLEMELERSPFKIKSLEQNFDNVSFGPLELDIRVDRIDTLLDQDANPAGDILLDYKTGDAKPAHWQGDRPDDPQLPLYAAISDPGTLAGVGFISLRPGKAMGLTGYADEDEVLLKRAKFDANSLEDQIELWRNVLITLADSFAAGDATVGPKIYPTTCKYCAQRILCRVDPAVLASRLDDEDADDEAATGESYG; encoded by the coding sequence ATGGAGCCTCGCAGCAGCCTTCCGCCAAAGATTCTTGAGATCCTTGAGCGCGGTGGCACCCTCCTGACCGGCAACCAGCGCGCGGCCCGCACACTTCAGCAGGCCTTCGACCGCGACTGTCGCGACCGTGGCCTTCCGCACTGGCAGCCACCTGCAATCTTTGCCTGGGAGACGTGGACTACCAATCTCTGGCATCAGCGCCTCATCTCCGGCACAGCCAGTCGGATTCTCCTCAACACTTCGCAGGAGTTCCACATCTGGCGTTCCATCGTTGCCTCTGATCCACGCCATACCAGCCTACAGAAGATCGATTCCCTCGCAGAGATGGCCGCGCAGGCATGGAAGCTGCTCTGCGCCTATCGCGGACAGTCTCGCCTAGGCCAACTCGGGGTCAGCCAGGACACCCGAACCTTCCAGCGTTGGACGCAGGCCTTTATCCACCGCTGTGAGTCGGACCTTTACCTGTCGCCTTCAGAGCTGGATGCCGCGCTTGCATCCTCCCGTCGCCACCTGCCCGCCGACGACCTTCTGCTGATCGGCTTCGATCGATTCACTCCCTCGCAAGCGGCCCTCATCGCCGCGCTTCGGGAAGCAGGAAGCACTATCGCGGAGTTACAGGCAGCGCCACCAGCCGAGCAGCGGCTTCTCGCTGGGTCGGAGACAGTCGATGCTGAACTTCTGGACGTAGCAACCCGCATCCGCCAGTCTCTCGAAGCTAAGCCCAACGACCGCGTAGCCGTCATCCATCCCGACATCGCCTCTGCGCGTGGCGAGATCGACCGCATCTTCCGCCACGTCTTAGCTCCCGAACTCGAGAGCATCACCAACCTCGCTGCCGGCCCCTACGAGTTCTCGCTCGGCCAGCCCCTCGCTCAGGCACCGATGGTCGCTAGCGCCCTCTCGATCCTGCGCCTGGCAACGCGACCTCTCAGCGTCTCCGATCTCAGCCGCCTTCTTCTCTCGCCATGGTTCACACCGGCAAGCGAGCTCCACCTTCGCGCCGAGTTCGACGCCCAGGTCATCCGCTCCTCTACGCTCCTGCATCCGCAACTGAGCTTGAGCGATCTCCTCCGCGCTTCCGGCCACCGTCACTACAAAGAGCGCCTCAGCAACCTCCTCCGCCAGCTCCACTCGCTCCAACGAGCAGCCGAGCGGCTCGTCCCGGAGTCCGCTGTCCAGAAGCCCTTCGCCGATTGGGCCGACGGCATCCGCGAGATACTCCGCGACGCTGGCTGGTCCACATTCATTCGCGAGACCAGCACCGAATTCCAGACCCGCAGGAAGTGGGAGTCGGCGCTCGACGAGTTCGCCACGCTCGACTTCGAAGGCACTCGGCCCAACTTTGCCGAAGCGCTAGGCCATCTGGAAAGCATCCTCGACCGCACCCTCTTCGCGCCTGAATCCCGCGATGCTCCCATCCAGATCATGAGTCCGCAAGAGGCCGCCGGTTCGCACTTCGACGCCATCTTCTTCCTAGGCTGCAGCGACCTCTCCTGGCCGCCGTCGACAGGCACGAATCCCCTGCTTGGCTGGAGGTTGCAGCGCGATCTCGGCATGCCGGGCAGCGATCCAGCCCTGGACCGCGCCCATGCCAGCGCCATCACCCAGCGGCTGATCGCCTCAGCTAGCACCATCACCTTCAGCTACGCCCGCCAGACGGAGGACTCGCACCAGTGGCCATCCCCGCTGCTCGCTGGCTTGAATCTTCAACCCGCCGAACCTCTTCCGAGTGAGTCACCAGCAGCCCAGATGATCCTCGAAGAGATCACCGACTCAGCCAGCATCCCAATCACCCACCCCAAGGTTCGCGGCGGCTCTTCCGTTCTCAAGAATCAGGCAGCCTGCGCCTTTCGCGCCTTCGCCGAGGGCCGCCTCGCCTCGACGCCGCTCAAGTCCCAAACCGCCGGCCTCGATGCCGGCGAGCGCGGCAGCCTCGTCCACGCCACCATGGCAAAGCTATGGGGAGACCTCGGCAGCCAGGCCGCGCTTCGCGCACTCACGCTGGACGAGCGCCGCGCGTTGCTCGATAGCGCGATCACCCACGCCCTGCATCGCGTCTCGGAGAGCCACGGCTCGGCCGCCCCGGCATGGGACTCGGCCTACCTCGCCATCCAGCGCACCAGAATCCACCGGCTCGTCGGCTCCTGGCTGGAGATGGAGCTAGAACGCTCTCCCTTCAAGATCAAGTCACTCGAACAAAACTTTGACAATGTCTCCTTTGGCCCGCTGGAGTTGGACATTCGCGTCGATCGCATCGACACCCTACTCGACCAGGACGCCAACCCCGCGGGCGACATCCTCCTCGACTACAAGACGGGCGACGCCAAACCCGCGCATTGGCAGGGCGATCGCCCCGACGATCCCCAACTCCCCCTCTACGCCGCCATCTCCGATCCCGGAACGCTGGCAGGCGTCGGCTTCATCAGCCTTCGCCCCGGCAAGGCCATGGGTCTGACCGGCTACGCCGACGAAGATGAAGTCCTCCTCAAACGAGCGAAGTTCGATGCCAACTCGCTTGAAGATCAGATCGAACTCTGGCGCAACGTCCTGATCACCCTCGCCGACAGCTTCGCCGCCGGAGATGCCACCGTGGGCCCCAAGATCTATCCAACCACCTGCAAGTACTGCGCCCAGCGCATCCTGTGCCGCGTCGATCCCGCCGTCCTCGCCTCACGCCTCGACGACGAGGACGCCGACGACGAAGCCGCGACCGGTGAGAGCTATGGCTGA
- a CDS encoding UvrD-helicase domain-containing protein, with protein MAEILSITENHAAAPQLPDAAERERALDIHSSWIVEAPAGSGKTGLLIQRYLKLLADESVTSPEQILAITFTRKATAEMRERVLSQLRAASTDDEPANTFDRETRPMALAALGRDRDLNWSLVDQPHRLRIRTIDSVCSEIANSLPVLSGTGGHRNVVEDAEELYAIAAHRTFLQLGGSDASLNEALREVLLHRDGDLADCERLLASMLRMRDQWGSLVPLAARELDNAYLDSTVLPKLERALEDAICSELTRVTKLFPPHLLRELALAAASMAHLAGHKGSTSPISICANKTLSPTERAEDLEHWRALIHLLLTGSKDWRKVFHPHIVKFELSKAEQASLKALITELQGNDDLHAALCDLDNLPPAKYPREQWVIARELFRVLKHAMVELQFVFAERSECDYAEIALAARTALLAEDGPGDLEAALGLSIQHILVDEMQDTSSSQYELIQMLTAHFDGHSQTAFLVGDPKQSIYLFRQARVERFLYAMSSEELGDLPLGLLRLTANFRSQSALVGHFNDDFEQIFPATSKEDASEVTFVSASAMRSPNSQAEARVWHANPLPYLPKAEASEAQKIQRRQSAVAIREIIERWRARPLPENRTLREGQPEPWKIAVLVRARPHLEDIVAVLKDESLGPAIPYRAVNIDPLKERPEVQDLFALTRALLHPADRTAWLAVLRAPWSGFTLAELHILTGSDDPQFSHRTLQSLITERGDLLPPEAIQRLERIWPILESASALGLRAPFSQTLERTWRSLGGDTYLDASALANALSYLYLLDALEQERGEINSAALEARLDKLYATPSLDPTAVELITIHKAKGLEWDVVIVPALERGSGNNRSQLLSWVELDSNTAAQGDEAAHFLLAPIATKGGDSEQLNKWIASIHKARQADEEKRLFYVACTRAREELHLFASPCLLKSGEIERKSGTLLKAAWPAAAAAFANVGSISKLVPFPATEDSGLEIAASAPLSEQTRRPQPAKLFRLPLDFNPASRLANSHPLSYGEREQPPSLPFQRPEGSVASRAFGNAVHAFLEVLTEQLATGTSAANLIAALPSWSSRIAAILRSEGLPPAMIERLAQRVLHALVSTLKDPVGLWLLSPHAGSATEYALTAWADQRKNIRIDRIFQDGAEPQTPGSDHLWIVDYKTTTHGAEGLDAFLTSQRETYAPQLEAYAAVLRKTEGEPAIRLALYYPLLSKLIWWSLE; from the coding sequence ATGGCTGAGATCCTCTCCATCACAGAAAACCACGCCGCCGCGCCTCAACTCCCCGACGCCGCCGAGCGCGAGCGCGCCCTCGACATCCACAGCTCCTGGATCGTCGAAGCTCCGGCTGGCTCCGGCAAGACTGGCCTGCTCATCCAGCGCTATCTGAAACTCCTCGCCGATGAGTCCGTCACCTCGCCCGAACAGATTCTCGCCATCACCTTCACCCGCAAGGCGACCGCGGAGATGCGCGAGCGTGTCCTCTCGCAGCTCCGAGCTGCTTCAACCGACGACGAACCCGCAAATACCTTCGACCGCGAGACACGCCCCATGGCCCTCGCAGCGCTGGGCCGCGATCGCGACCTCAACTGGTCGCTCGTCGATCAGCCACATCGCCTCCGCATCCGCACCATCGATTCCGTCTGCTCAGAGATCGCCAACTCGCTTCCAGTCCTCTCCGGCACCGGAGGCCACCGGAATGTGGTCGAAGACGCCGAGGAGCTCTACGCCATCGCAGCCCACCGGACGTTCCTCCAGCTTGGCGGCTCGGACGCGTCGCTGAACGAGGCGCTTCGCGAGGTCCTGCTCCACCGCGACGGTGACCTCGCCGACTGCGAACGCCTGCTAGCCTCCATGCTGAGGATGCGCGATCAGTGGGGCTCTCTGGTTCCGCTCGCCGCTCGCGAGCTGGACAACGCCTATCTCGATTCGACAGTTCTGCCCAAGCTCGAACGCGCTCTCGAAGACGCAATCTGCTCGGAGCTAACCAGGGTCACAAAGCTCTTCCCCCCGCATCTATTGCGCGAACTGGCCCTCGCCGCCGCGTCGATGGCACACCTCGCCGGACACAAAGGTTCGACATCGCCGATCTCGATCTGCGCGAATAAGACTCTCTCGCCCACCGAACGCGCCGAAGATCTAGAACACTGGCGCGCCCTGATCCACCTGCTGCTTACCGGAAGCAAAGACTGGCGGAAGGTCTTCCATCCGCACATCGTCAAGTTCGAACTATCCAAGGCCGAACAGGCAAGTCTCAAGGCGCTCATCACCGAGCTTCAAGGTAACGACGACCTTCACGCCGCACTCTGCGATCTCGACAATCTACCCCCCGCAAAGTACCCGCGAGAGCAGTGGGTCATCGCCCGAGAACTCTTCCGCGTCCTGAAACACGCCATGGTCGAGCTCCAATTCGTCTTCGCCGAACGATCCGAGTGCGACTACGCTGAGATCGCGCTTGCGGCCCGTACCGCTCTCCTGGCTGAAGACGGCCCCGGCGATCTCGAGGCCGCGCTCGGTCTCAGCATCCAGCACATCCTCGTCGACGAGATGCAGGACACCTCCAGCTCGCAGTACGAGTTGATCCAGATGCTCACCGCCCACTTCGACGGCCACAGCCAGACGGCCTTCCTCGTCGGCGACCCCAAGCAGTCCATCTATCTCTTCCGCCAGGCCCGCGTAGAACGCTTCCTCTATGCCATGTCCAGCGAAGAGTTGGGAGATCTTCCGCTCGGCCTGCTGCGCCTCACCGCCAACTTCCGCTCGCAGTCGGCTCTGGTGGGCCACTTCAACGACGACTTCGAACAGATCTTCCCCGCAACCTCGAAGGAAGACGCAAGCGAAGTCACCTTCGTCTCCGCATCCGCGATGCGGTCTCCAAACTCCCAGGCCGAAGCCCGCGTCTGGCACGCCAATCCCCTGCCCTATCTTCCGAAGGCGGAAGCCTCCGAAGCTCAAAAGATCCAGCGCAGGCAGAGTGCAGTGGCGATTCGCGAGATCATCGAACGCTGGCGTGCCCGCCCCTTGCCGGAGAACCGCACGCTGCGCGAAGGCCAGCCCGAGCCGTGGAAGATCGCCGTCCTCGTCCGCGCGCGTCCCCATCTCGAAGACATCGTCGCCGTCCTGAAGGATGAATCGCTCGGCCCTGCCATCCCTTATCGCGCCGTCAACATCGATCCCCTGAAAGAACGCCCCGAGGTGCAGGACCTCTTCGCCCTCACCCGCGCGCTTCTTCATCCCGCAGACCGCACCGCCTGGCTCGCCGTGCTGCGTGCGCCGTGGTCTGGATTCACTCTGGCGGAACTGCACATCCTCACCGGCTCGGATGATCCGCAGTTCTCCCACCGCACGCTGCAATCGCTCATCACGGAACGCGGCGACCTGCTTCCTCCCGAAGCCATACAACGACTCGAACGCATCTGGCCCATCCTCGAATCCGCATCTGCTCTCGGCCTTCGCGCCCCGTTCTCGCAGACCCTCGAGCGCACCTGGCGCTCTCTTGGCGGCGACACCTATCTTGACGCCTCCGCGCTGGCGAACGCCCTCAGCTACCTGTATCTCCTCGACGCTCTCGAACAGGAGCGCGGCGAGATCAACTCCGCCGCGCTCGAAGCCCGTCTCGACAAGCTCTACGCCACTCCCTCGCTCGATCCCACCGCCGTCGAACTCATCACCATCCACAAAGCGAAGGGCCTCGAGTGGGATGTCGTCATCGTCCCCGCACTCGAGCGCGGCAGCGGCAACAATCGCAGCCAGTTGCTCTCATGGGTCGAACTCGACTCCAACACGGCAGCGCAGGGAGACGAAGCGGCACACTTCCTCCTCGCACCCATTGCCACCAAAGGCGGTGACTCCGAACAGCTCAACAAATGGATAGCCAGCATCCACAAGGCGCGTCAGGCCGACGAAGAGAAGCGGCTCTTCTATGTGGCCTGCACGCGCGCCCGCGAAGAACTTCACCTCTTCGCCTCACCATGCCTCCTGAAGAGTGGCGAGATCGAGCGCAAGTCCGGGACACTCCTCAAGGCCGCATGGCCCGCCGCTGCAGCCGCCTTTGCCAATGTTGGTTCTATCTCCAAGCTCGTCCCGTTCCCTGCAACCGAAGACTCGGGCCTCGAGATCGCAGCCAGCGCGCCGTTATCCGAACAGACCCGCAGGCCACAGCCCGCAAAGCTCTTTCGCCTGCCGCTCGACTTTAATCCCGCGTCACGTCTCGCCAACTCCCATCCGCTCTCCTATGGAGAACGGGAACAACCGCCCTCGCTTCCCTTCCAACGCCCGGAAGGCTCCGTCGCCTCTCGTGCCTTCGGCAACGCCGTTCATGCCTTCCTCGAAGTGCTTACCGAACAACTTGCCACGGGCACCTCCGCAGCCAATCTCATCGCCGCGCTCCCGAGTTGGAGCTCTCGCATCGCGGCAATCCTTCGCTCCGAAGGCCTGCCGCCCGCCATGATCGAGCGCCTGGCGCAACGCGTACTCCATGCTCTCGTGTCCACGCTAAAAGATCCCGTCGGCCTCTGGCTGCTCTCGCCCCACGCCGGCTCGGCGACCGAATACGCCCTCACCGCATGGGCCGATCAACGGAAGAACATCCGCATCGACCGCATCTTTCAAGACGGTGCTGAACCACAGACCCCCGGCTCGGATCACCTCTGGATCGTCGACTACAAGACAACCACCCACGGTGCAGAAGGTCTCGACGCCTTCCTCACATCACAGCGAGAGACCTACGCTCCCCAACTGGAAGCCTACGCCGCCGTCCTTCGCAAAACAGAAGGCGAGCCCGCAATCCGGCTCGCCCTCTACTATCCATTGCTTTCAAAGTTGATCTGGTGGTCGCTCGAATAA
- the phoU gene encoding phosphate signaling complex protein PhoU — protein sequence MRVRFHQNLDDLKEKLLVMAGMAEQAIQRSIEAYSTRDLSICELVFRAEPSINRLEREIDQMALDLLAMEQPMAVDLRFILSVIRINADLERVGDQAVNIAVRVREMGAFANFDLPVDIPKLASLSSAMVRKSLQAFIEADADLAQSVLKMDDEVDEMNDAAFYSLSSLIKERPELTPQSLNALIISRNLERVGDHATNIAEDVIFWVRGADVRHIANVE from the coding sequence ATGCGCGTCCGTTTTCATCAAAATCTAGACGATCTGAAAGAGAAACTGCTGGTGATGGCGGGGATGGCCGAGCAGGCGATCCAGCGGTCTATCGAGGCGTACAGCACGCGCGATCTGAGCATCTGCGAACTCGTCTTTCGCGCCGAGCCTTCGATCAACCGCTTGGAGCGCGAGATCGACCAGATGGCGCTAGACCTGCTTGCCATGGAGCAGCCGATGGCCGTCGATCTCCGCTTCATTCTCTCCGTGATCCGGATCAATGCCGATCTCGAACGCGTGGGCGATCAGGCGGTCAATATAGCGGTGCGGGTGCGCGAGATGGGCGCGTTCGCGAACTTCGATCTGCCGGTAGATATCCCGAAGCTGGCTTCGCTGTCGTCGGCGATGGTGCGGAAGTCGCTGCAGGCGTTTATCGAGGCGGATGCGGATCTTGCGCAGTCGGTGCTGAAGATGGACGACGAAGTGGATGAGATGAACGATGCTGCGTTTTATTCGCTGAGTTCGCTGATCAAGGAGCGGCCGGAGCTTACGCCGCAGAGCCTGAATGCGCTGATCATCTCCCGGAATCTTGAACGTGTCGGGGACCATGCGACGAACATCGCGGAAGATGTGATCTTCTGGGTGCGCGGCGCGGATGTGCGGCATATCGCGAATGTCGAGTAA
- the pstB gene encoding phosphate ABC transporter ATP-binding protein PstB produces MGVGIQVEHLNAWYGTTHTLQDIDVHIPANHATALIGPSGCGKSTFVRCLNRMHETNPIARATGLVKMGDVDIYKDASPVEIRRRIGMVFQRPNPFPTMSIYDNVVSGLKLNGFRNRKVLDETCERSLKAAALWEEVKDDLKKKSGASLSGGQQQRLCIARALAVDPEVLLMDEPASALDPVSTSKIEDLIFQLKSQYTIVIVTHNMQQAARVAENTGFFLNGKMVEFDSTHKIFTNPRDKRTEDYITGRFG; encoded by the coding sequence GTGGGAGTTGGCATTCAAGTGGAGCATCTGAACGCCTGGTATGGAACGACGCACACGCTGCAGGACATCGACGTCCACATTCCGGCGAACCACGCGACCGCGCTGATTGGACCTTCAGGCTGCGGTAAGTCCACATTCGTTCGTTGCCTGAACCGCATGCACGAGACGAATCCTATCGCGCGTGCGACGGGCCTGGTGAAGATGGGCGATGTGGACATCTACAAGGACGCTTCGCCGGTCGAGATTCGCCGCCGCATCGGCATGGTCTTCCAGCGGCCCAATCCGTTTCCGACGATGTCGATCTACGACAACGTGGTGAGCGGGTTGAAGCTGAATGGCTTTCGCAATCGCAAGGTGCTCGACGAGACCTGCGAGCGCTCGTTGAAGGCCGCGGCGCTTTGGGAAGAGGTCAAGGACGACCTGAAGAAGAAGTCCGGCGCCAGCCTTTCGGGCGGACAGCAGCAGCGGCTCTGCATCGCCCGTGCTCTCGCAGTTGATCCTGAAGTCCTGTTGATGGACGAGCCGGCATCGGCTCTCGACCCGGTCTCGACCTCGAAGATCGAAGATTTAATCTTCCAGTTGAAGAGCCAGTACACGATTGTGATCGTCACACACAACATGCAGCAGGCGGCGCGTGTGGCGGAGAATACAGGCTTCTTTTTGAACGGCAAGATGGTGGAGTTCGACTCGACGCACAAGATCTTTACCAACCCGCGCGACAAGCGGACGGAGGACTACATCACCGGGAGGTTCGGCTGA